Genomic segment of Gopherus flavomarginatus isolate rGopFla2 chromosome 2, rGopFla2.mat.asm, whole genome shotgun sequence:
tctgtgcctcaggcaGCATGGTATTTGTGCAGAAATAAAGGAGGGGGCAATGCAGGCAGCATTCCTGCAGCAGGAATGCTTCACAGGAGACACTTGGGGGCCAACCAGGGGAGGGAATGCCTTTCATCTTTAGGGATTTAGGCCAGTCTGCTGGTAACGTGATCCTGCAGAATCGGATGAGCCTGAGAAGGCTGGACACAAGGCCAAGTAAGAGACACATGGAGCTTGTCTCTTTTAGGAATGTGTGGGTACATCACCTGTCCATCTGGACACAGTTCCTCTATCCCTTACCTACAGCAGCATTTGTTAATGCTCCCATCTACTATCCCATCAAAGGACTGGAGAGAAGTGTAAAGTTAAATAGCAGGTGATTGTTTCTGCTATCTGTGTGTTGATGCTTTTCTTGCTTCCTTCCTCTTTTCTAGCCTCTGGCCACATAAGTCACAGCATCTTAGActcaggcctggcctggcctggcctagaATTTAAAGGGGTGCTGTTAGCTAGAGGGGAGCTGAGATCTAGGCCATGTGAAGGTACAACTTGCCTTGTGTTGATTAGACTTTCAAAGGTGCTGGTTAGTCCAAGCCAGCTGACACGATCTGACACTACACCTTTAAATCCTGGTGGAGCTGAAGCCTTGTGGGGGCAGATGCAGATGAGCTCACCTGCATCTGGTAAGCAGCTGTTTGAACtggtgcaacacacacacagagggaatgGAAAGCATCAGTCACACCACTTCAGACTCCTGGACGCTCTCACCTCTGAAGTTGTCCCTGTACTCCTGAGAGCTCTGTGGGCCTGCGAAGTCCCCAAAGGCAGAAGTTAGGCAGGACAGGACACTAGCTAAAGTTCCTGGTGGGGCACTGAATTAGAGAAGAGAGTTTGTTTGAGGGAGCTGAACCAAGAGTTAGAAGGGAGAGTCCAGATATGCCCTTTGCCAACACTGTACAAGGGAAGGATGGCCAAAGGGACGGGCAGAAATTCCCGTCAGAGCAGTAGTTTTGAGAACGACACCATCTGCAGAAGCTGAGCAACCCCCAAGATCCCACAGCTGAGGTGGCAGAAAGTCTTAGTTTCCTGCCAACTTTAAGATTCTGCATCTTTAACCCTTTCAAGGCCTTGAActttctcccactgaagtcagtggacagGTATGGCATAGAAATGGATAGAAGCAGGAGTCAGAATTTACATCTCCTTCCAGTCCCACCAGTGTGATTaaccctgctgaagtcagtggagtcgtaccagcacttacACCCTAGGTGAGGACAGGCAGTACCATTTGCTGCTCAATCCTGCAGCAGCGTCCAACCACCTTCTTTCAAGGTGGGGCCAGCCTGTTCCCAAGAGAGTTATTCCTCACCAGCCCTGTACATACTGCCAGGTCAGCAGGTCCCTATCACATGTGCTTCATTAAGTGACAATGCAATCACCACAAAGCACACACGGCACACACTGTTTGCTTAGTATTGGACACTCCTGATGGGCCTCTTCCTCCTCCCGCCACAGTCCCAGAGACCACAGAGACCCCAAACACTCTACCCGTTTTGCACCATCTTGGCCAGTTTTATTGTAGACACCTAGATGCTTCCAGCCAGACCAACGCAGCCTTTGGAGAGATCCACAGGAACCTCCACAGACAGTGTCATGAGAGTAGCTTGGGAACATCTCAAACCATTTCAGGGTTCTGCAAAACCAATGGGTGTTTTAACTTCCCACCCCCAATCCCCTGGAAATTTAAACCCAGGATTCCTGTCCTCGAGGCAACTCAACTGAAATAAACTTGCTCCGTTTTTAGATCAGAAGAACTAGTGCTCTGTAACATGGATCATAGAGCACCCCAAAAACTCAGCTGGCATACTGGGATACCCTAGAAACAGTACGTTAGTTCATTTGAATTTCTCCTCTCTCCTTGTCTTTACACTCCTATTTTCAGTCCTGCTATTAAGGAGCATGGACCGACAACATCCAAGTTCGCGCTGCATTTTGGAACATACTTGTCTGAGCAACTACAAGGTGGATGGGGTCACCTCTGGCATTAAGAGGAATCTCCAGAACCTATTTTgctcccattttttttttaaacccacaaCGTGTGTGTCGAAGTCCCCAGCGTACGATGTCAATTACAAAAAAAGCTCAAAGATCAAGAGTAAAAATGATGTGGTCCAGCGCGTCCGTATATTCTCTTACCGCTTTGCAACACAAGGCCAtgggacaggggcagctccaaaGGCGAGATGCAGCACAGCTGCAACTCCAGTGTTACTGAGTATCCTACCCCTGAGCCATGGCTGGCTGAGACCCACTACCATCAGTAGAAACCCTCTCTCTCCACAAAGGACAGTGTCCATGCCAGTGGCTACAGCTTGTTGTTCCGGTGGAAGGTGGTCCCGTGGGGGGAGGCGTATGTTGGCTGATTGTGCCACGTCGAAACAGGGTATAGCCTGTGCCGCAGTGAGCTGTCGTAAGACGTAGGGTAATGCACTAGGCTGGCAGCCAGCGGCCGGCAGAGGTCTGAGGATTGAGTAGAGGCAGCTAATATGTGGCCTGGAAACGCAGGGATGACAAATGGGTTGACAGAGTGTGAAGGGATCAGTGGAGAGGACTGGCCCTTTAAATGGTCCGCGGGGGTGCCAAAGTTCACCGGGAACCTCAGCATAGTCCCTTTGTAACTGtcctgccctgcagcagaggggagTGGCGCTGGGAAGCTGGAGTTTGGTACCATAGCCTGGGGCTTGGCCAGGCCCGGCTGGAGGCTTGGCGACTCGCCGCGCTTGTCCTTTGGCTCCACTCCCTTGACGAGAGGTGAGATGGCCTTTAGCTTCTTCCCATGAACAAAGCCCTCCTCCTCCAGACTGCGCTTGCTCCTCGGcctgaggcccagggcagggctgcccacCTGGCTCTGTGGGATGGGCTGGATGAGCCCTCCATTCTTGGGTAGCTGGGGACTGGTCTTGGCAAAGCTGGCGATGGGTGGAACCCAGCAGCCTTTCACACTGGCGAAGGGAGAGCCTCTGCTCCCTGTAGAGCCACTTTTGTAGAGGGCGGAGAGTCCCTGGCTGTCTCTGCTCCAggagggcagagcctggctcGCTTTGCTGCGCAGATCTTCTGGCTGCTCCACACAATCCTCTGTACCCTCCTGCCTCTTCCGAGGGAGGTTGGCTTGCTGCAGGTCCTTGCCTGGCTGCTGATAGATGGAGAGAGACTCTGGGAAATCCTTGAAGCCATGAAAATACTCCATCGGGCCTCGTAGGGGGTGGCAGCTCACAGGTTTCAGAACCTCACTTCTGTACGCATGGAAGTGGCCAGTGAAgatggcaggagcaggggagaggtgGCGCCCTGAACTCCCGTCCTCTGTCCTCGGAAATATCTGGCTGCCTCTGGGGCTCAGAGATCCCTTTGGGCATGGTGTCCCCTCCCCTTTATTAGGGGGCTGACACACTTGGGCTGGGTCATTGGCATCATCCCCCTCTGGCACAGGGCTCCTTCCCTCTTTGCTCTGATGAATGACTGATGGCCTGTTGGAGtcaagctctgggctggggcaggggagccctgCAGACCTGGATTTCTTGCCTTCGGGGCAGTGGCTCAGGTGTCTCTCATGACAGTGCAGGGATTCCGCCTTGCTCACTTGAGCCAGCAGCTTTTTCTTGGCCAAGGGAGACATGATGCCATGGTTCCCTTTGGAGTAGAAGCTGGAGAAGAGCCGTTTGTAGGCCTCGGAGCAGCCGTGGGCCCTGCAGTTGCTGTGGCAGCTCACGGACAGCTGGCTCTTGGCCAAGTCTTTGGTGTTCGAAATGGGGAGCCCCTCAGCTCGGTCTCCCGGTCGGCTCTGCTCGGGGCCATCCGTCACAGTCTCCCTGCCCCGTTTGGGAGCAGCAGAGGCATCCGGCTTCACCTTCTCAGGCAAAACCTACAACCCAAGGGATGGGAGCATGAGCACTGGGAAAGGGCTGAGAACACTCCCGTGAGCAGGTTGGGGTCAGAGGGGGCCTGGGACACAGCCCCTACTCATCTGCTAAATGCAGGCAGACCTCTGACCCGGGTGAGCagctccccgcaccccagccacTGTGGTAAGAGATCCCCATTCTAGCTGAACTTCTAATTACAGCTGTGCGGGTTCCAGATCCACCCACCTGTCAGAGTCCCCCCCAAAAGCCATAGGGAGCCAGCCCTCCAGCTCCCACActcctttgttctcttccccCAGGCATCCAGCCacagcctcctcctccctgctgtcCCCCAGCCCATTGCAGTTCTCTTCTCTCAGAGGCTGTTCTCCCTGTCCAGTCCCTCGCCCCAGCACAGCCCACAGTATCTCTCCTTGCAGCATGAGCACTGTCAGGAGCAATGATCTGGAGGCTGCTGTTGAGAGGCCCTGATGAGGGGGTGACCCGGCCTGGCCCAGTCCTGCACCTGGTCTCCGCTTTTCTCCTTCTTGACTCTCTTGCTCTTTTCGGCTGCGTCATCGCCCTGCTCCCCACGGGGCTCCCTGGAGACCTTGTACTGCTTCCGGGGCTtggcggggggcaggggcttgtCATCCTCACCTTTCAGGTGTCGCACGTACGGGAGGACCAGCCTGCAGGACAGAGAGGCCAAGTGCATGATTCAGGGACTGAGGCCCAGAGGGGCCCAGTTCAACTGAGACGTGCAGGCCCTTCCCACCCTAACCACGACACACAGCAGAGGACTTGGCTGGGCCTGGGCAGAGCACAGCAGTGGCACTAGGCCCACGCAGCAGTACCTGTGTTCCTAGGAGGAAGCACCAGATTCCAGCCCTGCTACACCCTAGCAGGTGCAACCAGCATCCTCAGGGACCTATATGTCCTCAGACAATTGAGCTGTAATAAACAACCCCTCCCCGCCACCCCACTTTTCTCTGGTCCCTTCCATCGGAGGATCTCAAAATACCTCAAATGTGGCTGGTTGCATCCCTGCCACAGCTTGCAGAGTAAGAGCGGTACaatccattctacagatggggaaactcaggcacagaACAAAGGGGCAGGACTTGCCGGGGAACCCAGTTTACATGTAGGGTGGGCAcaacggggggagggatagctcagtagtttgagcactgctaaacgcagggttgtgagctcaatccttgagggggccatttggggattggtcctgctttgagcagggggttggactaggtgatctcttgaggtcccttccaaccctaataacctATGATAAGGTGAGAAGCAGCGGATGCAGGGTGATGTTAACTGGAAGCCACTGATCTGGGGACCCAGGCCTGGAAGAGTGACTGAAGAGCAGGAGCTTCTGCTGCCTGCATGAGAGGTACAGCAACCTGCTCAGACCTCATGTGCCACAGAGGGAGCAAGCGCCCTGCTGCGCTAGTCTGGGCTCAGCACCACAGACAGTGCCAGTCGCCAGGACAGACACTCAAACCGAGGCCTCAAGGGCAGCCGTTCGTGGCCAAGAGCAGCTGCTCCTGGTGACACTGGCAGCCAGCTGAGGCGAGGCACTCCGGGAGGGCTGGCTGCTCTTCCTGTCTGTGCCCTCAGGGCTGTGGCATGGGCAGGAGGGGTCCATACCTCTCGTAGTGCCTCCTGGTGCAGGTGGCTGCACTGGTGCTTCCTGGGCTGCCTCCCAGCTCATCATACACGTTCTTCCAGAGGCGTCTTCCTGTGACCTGCAAAAGGAGGTGAGAATGAGCCCTACTGGAGACGCTGTGTCCACAGCATCAAGGAGCACCTTGTGGGCGACACCCTTATCCCAGCGATGTGCCACTGCTGCAGAGAAGGGAGAGGCCCTGCCAGAACAGGAAGCTGGGGTgcctgagcagggctgggggtggcgacagcagctcccctccaaagctgggggttggggagcacCCAAGGAGCTGAGCACACGTTCTATGTTAGAGCTGGCACCCTTGGCCCTaggtgctcagccctgctgatGGGATGCTCATTGCACTAACACCTGAGACTACATCCAGACCTCCATGGAGCCTCACGACAGGGCCATGGCTGAGAACAGGACAGGCCAATGAGCACACAGATCACAGGCCACCTGTTAGGATCTGGCCTAAGGCTGTGACCAtcacattttacagctggggaaactgaggcacagcacgaCCATGGCAAAGCTAGACCAGAACCCAGGCTTTCCAGTTCCAGTGCAGCACTGGTGTACAAAGGTACAACCTGTCAGCTCCAATGTGGGCCCGACCTCCTGCTGTCCTGCTTTGACCCCCAAGCCACCCTTCCCCTGCGCAGCAATCAGCACTGTGCTGCACTGGGGAGCCAGGAAAGAGTTAAGTGATGGGCACAGATAAGGCTAACTAGATCCATTCCCCCCACTCTAGGGTGGGTCAGctgtaggtagggtgaccagatgtcctgattttacagggacagtcccaatttttgggtctttttcttctataggctcctactacccctCCACCTCCGTCCCGAttcttcacacttgctgtctggtcaccctagctgtaggTGGCAGGGCTTTTGGTCAACTTGCTGAAAACGCCACATGCTCCATCttactggtgtctggagccggagAGCCCCTCTTGCGGGCTCTaggcagcctcccctccccatggaACTCTGCACAGGTGCTGGCGCCAGCAACTCGCATTGCTGCTGTTTGCAGGAACAGATGGGGCGACGGGGAGGAAATCAGCTGAGCCAAGCGAAGTGCCAACATGAAGGAAAATGTTCATTCTGCAGCCAAGTCCCCTCCCCGCTCTGCCCGTTAAATCCaccagggacaggaagaggcagcaggagatgccagcactgctctgctcaGAGAGATAAATCACCAGGTGCCTGTTTAACTCGCTCAGGCCCATGAGCCTCGGCAGGGTGGGGCCTttaaagggccagctccaggACTCTGCACACTGCTCTTGCTCTGAGGGGCTAAGCAGGGTGGCAGACGCCAGGTAACTTTCCCTTTCCCCTAAACTCTCTTGCTCTGGCTGCCGATGACCCCAGGGACTGGATTTTCCACCCCTCTGCCTTCAGGTCCAGCACTGTGCTTTGCTTACTGCACTGCACCGTCTGTGCCAATCAGCAGCTGTGTGCGCTGTCCCTTGCTCCAGAACCTCAATCATGAGCTTCACCAAGAtgaccctgcccctgcctctctAACACGGTGGATTTGCTTGTTGCAGGGAGGCGTGAACCAGCTGGGACACCCCAGCGATACCATCTTTGCAGTTCTGCTGCAGAAGAGCCCAAAGGCAAGTCTACAGCAGCCTCTGAGCCCCTTCTCTTCATTCCAAGTGGGGTTGCTGGGGCTGAGATCTGCACCAAGAGCACAGTTTGGCCACCACAGCTTTGTGCACTAGGGACCACCTTCAGCCCTCTGGGCATGCATCTGGCTGGAAGCAATGGCCGTTCCACCTCAGCTGAGAGACTCTGGGAGGTCTCTTCCATGCCATGGGGCCTTGCCCCATCACTGCAACATTGCAGCTGAGACCTGTTTGAACAGGAGTTTGGCCACAGGCTAGGACAGTTCCCCATGAGCCTCTAAACCCTGTCCTGCTCCCAACTGCTGCACATAGTAACAGATTTAGGCTCCAGAGGAAGTTGTGTCCCACTTTGCTAAAGAGATGACCCTGCAACAGGGCAGCATAAGGGTGACAGTAGTGGAGTCCGCGCCCCAGTAATACAGTTCCATTCTTCTTACCAGCTCATATGCTCCCAGCTTCTCCACAGCTTTGTAGATCTTCCACAGGTTAACTAGACAAAGACAAGGAACAGGCAAGGAGTGAGGGTTGGTCACTGGGATAACGTTTCATGACCCCTGTGCCAAGGCACTACTCACCCCTCATCACCAGCAGCCCTGTCAGTGGGACTCTTGGGAGCTGTGTGAGAGTAgcccccactgactttaatggaaacTACAGGATGGGCCATCAGCAACATGACGCTGGGTCGTCAGTCAGGGCAGGACTCCATACACAGGATATATAGGGAGCACCACAGCCGTGTCATGCTGGGAGACCAGCTGCTGTGCTACCTTTCAGGGAGAGGTCAGTGCTGGGACACTGGGTGGCTTGGACAGGGCACTGCCACAAGGAAGATTACCAGACTGTTATGGTCTCAGTGAGCACAGAGGTGCTGTCGCAAAGAAGCTTTCCACCCGCCCAAGGCCCCTGCTGGCATGGCCAAGGCACTGGCAGAAATCAGAGCAGTACACTTCACCACACACAATGGCTTTCTCCTCTTGCTCTCTGCCgttagcacccccccccccaccgcccctcGCACAGGGAGCAGCACAGATAACACCTCTACCCATGCAGGGCCTGGGAAGGGGAGTTCTGGTCACTCAAAAAGCCACCCTTGAATTGTTGTGAGCCACCTGCATGAGGATCTCACTAGCAGCCACAGTTTGCTTCCTTTGGGCCACTGAGTGGTGCTAGTTGCTCATGGCACTGCAGGTTACTCAGCCAACAGGCCTGGGCCTGCCTGTCATGGAGGGGGAAATCACTGGCACTGTCCTGGGGTAGCCCCACCTTCCTGCCCCCAGTCTATGACTGGCTGTTACATGGATGTGACAGCTTCTCACAGGCCAGCcctgaagagctggctggcaTGTCACTCCTGCACCCACTCCTGCCGTGCCACCTGTGCTGAAAACCAGCAAAGGATTTGGgaactccccccccctccccaccccggcccCAAGACATGGTTATGAGCAGCCGAGCAGTAGGCTATGGGAGGAGAAGTGAGTGGATGCGCGCAAGGTGAGCGGACGCACTCTGCTTGAAGCCAAGATGAGGCACCCTCTCAATGGGGGTGTGACGGTCCTTCATGAACTTGTAGAGATTGACCAGGAAggcctgctcctcctccttctccctgctcGATGCCTGCTCATCCCCGATCTCCTCCACCAGCCTCTTCTGCTCCTCTTTGGAGCTGGTGTCCGGCTTTAGTGCTGGCGAGTCCTGCGGAGAAACACAGCCAGGCAATCACCAACTGAGGCGGGGAAGTCAAAGGACAGAGAGGGATGGGACCTGCCTCAGCTCACATAGAGAGTCcatggcagagacaggaatagaacctgggagtcctggctcccagcccccactctatTCACTGGACCATGTTCCCTATCAGAGCCAGGAATTgtaccaggagtcctgactgcccgGCCATTGCCACTCGGTCACCCAACTTGTATGCGTTTGCCACACAGAGCCAGCTAAAGTCTTCCTGACTCCAGAGGAGACTgcatttgtgtgtggggggacgATATTAATTCCTTAACCCTCCTAGATATGCAcagctgaggagcagcagcagctcccacgGCCTAGCTCATGTTTGCTTCAGAACAGCTGTGCAGGCTGGAGCGCCAAGATCCAGGACCAGTTGCCCCCAGAGTCCCTCAGCAAGGAGGGGAACAATGCAAGGCCACTTACGGAATGGCAGGGATGATAAGAGAGTTACTGAAGCTTCATATTTTCTTGCCTCTTTTCAACCTCATCTTGGACACCTCCAACACACATCTGCACGGCGCTGCCTGCTGGATACACACTCGCAGTAGTGAACTGggagtccggactcctgggttctactcccaccCGTAGGCTTTTCACAGAACGCCATGCTGCATTGTACCACTGCTCTAAATACCATTGAGAGGCGTTTTGTGGTCGGAGGCATTTTATTAGCTTCGGAGAGTAACAGACTTGTGCAACTAAAGAGTGAGAGCCAGAGTTTATTATTCTCCCGGCTGGGAAGGCAGCCAAGTTGGTCAGAGCACTGGAGCTGTGTGAGAACACGAGGAACAGCTTCCAGGAAAACAGAAGGGCAGAAATACTCGctctcatcctctctctctctctctctcttggctaAAAATGTTTCTCGTTTGTTTGTTCTACATTTTCCAGAGTTATAAAACTTGTTGCTATTTTTGGGCAAAGCAGCTGCTGAGCTCCCagcactttttcttctttctatTCTTTTAACTGCTTGTGACAGACGTGTTATTTTAGCTGCTGAGCTATTTCTGggcctccttttctttttttaaacttcagtgAATTCAGTGTGAGGGACTGGTGTGTGAGCTAGAGTCCTGGCAATTCAAGGCCTCTGCCATAGGGTAAGTTTCTCAAACCCACTCAACACTGCCGCAATCCACTCACTGCCCTGATGGGACAGCCCTCTCCTCTAGGGCACAAGACATGCTTTGCACACCATCCAGTCCTTGTCCACTCTGCTGAGCCTGCCCACTCAAGTTGGCTGTGTCAGTGGTTTCGGTGAAGTGGCCACCTGCCTGCTTGAAACCAGACTGAGTGAATGAACCACTTCACCAAACTCCTTTCACCAGAACAACACTCAGAGGGGAACAGTTTTTCCTAGATTGGATCAATACTGGTGGCCTGGATGGCGAGAGGCATGGTCTGCCATTGCTGGTGATCCAAGACATCCAGTGCCATTTAATAGGAGCAGTGTTATGGACGGTGTGTCCTGCCATGGCTATCACAGCAGCTAGGCTCAGGGTAGGGGACTGCTGGGGATACTTTGTCTCTAGTCCCATCTTTAGCAATCACACCAGCCACCCAGTGCTGAGGACTCTCACAACCTACACCCCTCACTCTCAGCACCATGGGGAAGGTCTCTTTTGTATCCATCCCATCTCTCTCCCCACCAAGATGGAAGTGGCAGGCGCCCCTTAGATGTGCCCACAAAGACACAAGGCATCATATGTCAGTTTCCATAGTGCTTGGGGAGATAATGGATTGACAAGAATCAGTGTAACCCAACACTCGACCCAGGGAGGCTGTACGACTCACACCTACCCCATGGCTGCAACCTAGGACGACTTTAAATTGACAGCTGAAGTGGAAGAGGAGGTAACACCAGTCTCACGCAACAGTCCCATGGAAGGTTCTGTGGCCAGGAGGCCATGGAACAGGCCCCGCAGGCAGGCAGATGCCTACAAGCAACAGGAGGAGCAGAACTCACAACCTTCCACAATGGAGAAGCCACAGGCCTCTGGTGAGCTAAAGGGGCATCTTCCCCAAAACAGAGAACAGACACACTTCCTATGGTCCACATGCTCCATGCAGTGACCTGCACTGGGCTGGGCACGTTCCCGCAGGCCTTTCACAGAGCAGCATGGGACCACATGTACCCAGCAGCATACATGACTATGCAACATGCTCCATGCAGCAAGGGCAGCAATGCTCAGAGAGACAAAGGTGGACATGACTTCCCCGACTGCCCTTCACTCATTTCCCCCTCACTAATTCCTTGGCTCTGTGGCTCCCCTCTCCATTTCACATGATGAGGGATGGACAATCTGAGCATTTGCTTTCTCTTTTGGGTTGTCACCATTCCTGGAAATGGTCTCAATTCCATAACTGTACCGATTATCCCAGAGGCCTGTAATGATTTTGGGGCAGGTCTCCTCTCTCAGCATCTCAGTTGCAGCCTGActtccgactccctgctccagatGGTGCACACCTGTGTGTGCACACCAGCCATTTGTGTGTGCAAACTGAGCACCGGGCAGGTTTGCACGCCTAGGACTGCAGCGTCATCAGTAGTCTGTTCCACAACTGCTTCAGCAGCACAGGTTGCATTTGTCTGGAAGTTTAAGAGAACCCCTGAGTCTTATCTGCATCCAGCTGCCTCAATCAACAATCCCCTTCTATTTATGACAACCAAGTTCTGGGTCTTCTCTACTGCAAGGGACACACCTTTGCTGCATGTTGCAGGTGTAAACAAGGGACTGATGCAGGTGCAAGTCAGCCCTGGCCACACAAACAGGCCCCATGCAGAATTCTGTAGTCACTCTATGGAATGGCTCCACATCACGCCTCCATATCTCTAAGGAGCCTGGCGACTGAGGCCAAGCTGAGGCAGCAGGCTATAAAGACGATGCACACAGTCTCCCTCATAGTCCCTTCATCTCCATGTCACTCCACACCTGCCTCTCCTACCCTCTCCCCCTCATCCCTgtcccttttctttccctttagctgattttaagaaaaaaaatcctggcaCTAACTTGCCATTCCACGGTTCACTCTGCTGGTGCGTTCTACACCTTCGCCCTGTGTCTGCCCTGCCCAGGTAGACAGCACTATCTCATTGCTTCCTTGTGCTCTGTCTTAGCCTGTTGGCTCTCATCAGGTACTTTGGGGCAGGTCCCCTCTCTCTGTTCTGGGACTGTACACCGGCCAGCCCAACAAGGTCCCAGGCCAGGATTGGGGAACCTAtgacaatacaaataaaacaacccttagcagctcttccccggaggctTGACTTAAAAATTGGTTGTTTTTCCTTCATCTAGAATAAGAGTGAGAACAACCCAAAGTCTAGGGCTGTCTTTCAGTACAGACACCCAGAGCAGTCCCCATCGGGGTATGCTGGAACAGCGATGAACAGCCTTTAACAACTGTTTGCCAtcaaggggaaggagagagattccCCCCGCACTAGGCTGCACAGGAATTTCAGCTGTTGTTCCTGAAGCATTGTTGTCAGTTGCTGCCCTGGCCAGTCGAACAGCAGTGCAGCTATGGACACAGGTACCTAAATAGCAAAATACACCTTGACAACATCCTTTGCCCACCTCTCTCAGAGAGTTCAAGCACCTCATTCCCATCTCACGGAGAAGGCTGAGTGCCTCAAGAAACTCCAGTGGGAGACAAGGAGAGAACTTCATGCTGTTCCTCACTCACCACCTGGTCCACCGGGTCCACAGTGCTCTGGCTCCCCTCGGGTCCAGGTTTCACAGCATCAGCCTCTTCCACAGGTCCCGGCCC
This window contains:
- the ARID5A gene encoding AT-rich interactive domain-containing protein 5A isoform X5; protein product: MGMRCLNSLREDSPALKPDTSSKEEQKRLVEEIGDEQASSREKEEEQAFLVNLYKFMKDRHTPIERVPHLGFKQINLWKIYKAVEKLGAYELVTGRRLWKNVYDELGGSPGSTSAATCTRRHYERLVLPYVRHLKGEDDKPLPPAKPRKQYKVSREPRGEQGDDAAEKSKRVKKEKSGDQVLPEKVKPDASAAPKRGRETVTDGPEQSRPGDRAEGLPISNTKDLAKSQLSVSCHSNCRAHGCSEAYKRLFSSFYSKGNHGIMSPLAKKKLLAQVSKAESLHCHERHLSHCPEGKKSRSAGLPCPSPELDSNRPSVIHQSKEGRSPVPEGDDANDPAQVCQPPNKGEGTPCPKGSLSPRGSQIFPRTEDGSSGRHLSPAPAIFTGHFHAYRSEVLKPVSCHPLRGPMEYFHGFKDFPESLSIYQQPGKDLQQANLPRKRQEGTEDCVEQPEDLRSKASQALPSWSRDSQGLSALYKSGSTGSRGSPFASVKGCWVPPIASFAKTSPQLPKNGGLIQPIPQSQVGSPALGLRPRSKRSLEEEGFVHGKKLKAISPLVKGVEPKDKRGESPSLQPGLAKPQAMVPNSSFPAPLPSAAGQDSYKGTMLRFPVNFGTPADHLKGQSSPLIPSHSVNPFVIPAFPGHILAASTQSSDLCRPLAASLVHYPTSYDSSLRHRLYPVSTWHNQPTYASPHGTTFHRNNKL
- the ARID5A gene encoding AT-rich interactive domain-containing protein 5A isoform X2, which codes for MLLIRALASAEVQTLSFKGKRKKKTSAMEAAGPGPVEEADAVKPGPEGSQSTVDPVDQVDSPALKPDTSSKEEQKRLVEEIGDEQASSREKEEEQAFLVNLYKFMKDRHTPIERVPHLGFKQINLWKIYKAVEKLGAYELVTGRRLWKNVYDELGGSPGSTSAATCTRRHYERLVLPYVRHLKGEDDKPLPPAKPRKQYKVSREPRGEQGDDAAEKSKRVKKEKSGDQVLPEKVKPDASAAPKRGRETVTDGPEQSRPGDRAEGLPISNTKDLAKSQLSVSCHSNCRAHGCSEAYKRLFSSFYSKGNHGIMSPLAKKKLLAQVSKAESLHCHERHLSHCPEGKKSRSAGLPCPSPELDSNRPSVIHQSKEGRSPVPEGDDANDPAQVCQPPNKGEGTPCPKGSLSPRGSQIFPRTEDGSSGRHLSPAPAIFTGHFHAYRSEVLKPVSCHPLRGPMEYFHGFKDFPESLSIYQQPGKDLQQANLPRKRQEGTEDCVEQPEDLRSKASQALPSWSRDSQGLSALYKSGSTGSRGSPFASVKGCWVPPIASFAKTSPQLPKNGGLIQPIPQSQVGSPALGLRPRSKRSLEEEGFVHGKKLKAISPLVKGVEPKDKRGESPSLQPGLAKPQAMVPNSSFPAPLPSAAGQDSYKGTMLRFPVNFGTPADHLKGQSSPLIPSHSVNPFVIPAFPGHILAASTQSSDLCRPLAASLVHYPTSYDSSLRHRLYPVSTWHNQPTYASPHGTTFHRNNKL
- the ARID5A gene encoding AT-rich interactive domain-containing protein 5A isoform X1, with translation MIVWAFCFSMVSPSSPLATALSFKGKRKKKTSAMEAAGPGPVEEADAVKPGPEGSQSTVDPVDQVDSPALKPDTSSKEEQKRLVEEIGDEQASSREKEEEQAFLVNLYKFMKDRHTPIERVPHLGFKQINLWKIYKAVEKLGAYELVTGRRLWKNVYDELGGSPGSTSAATCTRRHYERLVLPYVRHLKGEDDKPLPPAKPRKQYKVSREPRGEQGDDAAEKSKRVKKEKSGDQVLPEKVKPDASAAPKRGRETVTDGPEQSRPGDRAEGLPISNTKDLAKSQLSVSCHSNCRAHGCSEAYKRLFSSFYSKGNHGIMSPLAKKKLLAQVSKAESLHCHERHLSHCPEGKKSRSAGLPCPSPELDSNRPSVIHQSKEGRSPVPEGDDANDPAQVCQPPNKGEGTPCPKGSLSPRGSQIFPRTEDGSSGRHLSPAPAIFTGHFHAYRSEVLKPVSCHPLRGPMEYFHGFKDFPESLSIYQQPGKDLQQANLPRKRQEGTEDCVEQPEDLRSKASQALPSWSRDSQGLSALYKSGSTGSRGSPFASVKGCWVPPIASFAKTSPQLPKNGGLIQPIPQSQVGSPALGLRPRSKRSLEEEGFVHGKKLKAISPLVKGVEPKDKRGESPSLQPGLAKPQAMVPNSSFPAPLPSAAGQDSYKGTMLRFPVNFGTPADHLKGQSSPLIPSHSVNPFVIPAFPGHILAASTQSSDLCRPLAASLVHYPTSYDSSLRHRLYPVSTWHNQPTYASPHGTTFHRNNKL